AGGTCTTTCCCCCTCACAGAAGGGGCCCCTTTGATTATGAAAAATTCTGGCAGCATTCTCTCCTGATTGCTGGAATCTCAAAAATCCTCGCAAAAGCAAGTGGTTTTCATGAGTTGGGCAAAGTATATACGGTGAGTCTGATTCATAATATTGGAAAGATCGTTATTGGTCTCTTTATGCCTGATTCTCTTCTAAAGATCAATGCCTTAAAAAAGCAGAGAGGGCTTAGAAACAGCGAGGCGGAAAAAATAGTTTTAGGAATGGCCCATGCTGAGATAGGAGGAGATTTAGCGAAAAAATGGAGGCTGCCAGAGGATTTTATAAAGATCATTAAGTATCACAATCAGCCAGAGTTCTTAGATGGAGATCCTGACTTAATAAAACTCTGTCAATTAATAAATTGCTCTGCTAGGATTGTAAGAGATTACAACTTCCCAAACACGAAAGAGATGATTAAGACCCTAGATCAATTATGTGAAAGACTTGTGAGTGTAATAAAAGAAATGGTGAAGATAAAAGAAGTTGTAAAAAAAGAGGGGAAAATCATCGTTAAGGACTGGAAGACAAAAATACATAGTGAATTAGAAGAACTTTTCCAAACGGTTGAAGGAATCATTTCTGTCTTTATTTCTCGCAAATTAAATTAATCTTTTTATAGAGACATCCCTTACTCCAAAAAGGCTTCAACATATCTTCAGAAATCCCTGGCAATTTTTCTTTATGACCAATGACAAGAAAGCCGTTATCAGCTAAGCTATCATAAATCTTTTTCAATGCCTCCTCTTGGTATTTCAAAGTAAAATATGTAAAGACTGAGTTTCTACAAAAGATCATATCCATTTCTTTTATAGGGTCATCCAGGATAATATTATGAACAAAAAATTCAATATTATCCCTTGCGAATTGATTAATCATATACAAACCCTCTCGATTGATGAAATAGTGATTAACCATCTCAGGGGGAATCTCTTCTAGACTGCTCTTTCTGTACTCAGCCTTCTTTGCCTTATTGAGACATATCTCATTTACATCTGTTGCATAAATAATTAATTTATTATTCTTAGCTTTACCTATCTTCTTTAAAAACTCCTCCCATACTATTTTAATAGAATAGACCTCTTCACCACAAGAACATCCAACAGACCAAATCTTGTATTCCCCTTTATCTCTCTTTAACAATAGGGGGAAGACCTCTTCTTTAAGGTATTCGAATAGATCGGCATCTCTAAAAAGCCTGCTTATCGTAATCGTAAATATCTTATAAATTTCTCTCTTCTCTTTACTGCTCTTCTCCAATAACTCTTTGTATTCTTTAAAAGAATCGATCCCAAGATATTCTAATCTTTTGACCATTCTCCTCTTTATGCTCTTCTTTTTAAAATAACCTCTCTTAAGCCCAAGATGAGGAAGGGTTTCTTTCAAAAACTCTTCAAAGCTCATTGAGTTGTTCTGGATTCTTGTCATGCCTTTTTATATAAAAGCAAAATATTAAGTTTAATGTGTCTTTCCATTTAAATGATATGTCATTTTATGATGATTTTAGAACAGCTTTATTGGAATTACAAGACGAGTTCCGCACTTGTTTGAAAACTTATATTTCTGGCAAAAAGTTTTCAAATAGCTGATGAAATCTACAAAATCTTCCAACTTGACTTAAGCCCTTATTTTTGTTATAATTACAACAAATTAATCATTTTTTTATATTTGTAATCTATATGTCCATTAATCTTTTACCAGAATATCTAAGATATTGGCGTCTCATAAAACCCCCCTTTTCTCTTACTCCCGACCCCAATATGATCTATATGAGCAATCAACACAGGGGGTGCCTCATGCGCTTAAAGTATGCGGTAATATCTAATAAAGGGGGGGCCCTTCTTGTTTCAGAAAATGCAGGGGACGGAAAGACAAGCATCTTGTCTAAATTGATAAGCGAGTTAAAGAGCGACTACAAGGGAAACTGTAAAATCGCGTTTATAGACCATCCTACCTTTACACCAAACCAGATGATATGTGAAATAGCCAGGCAGTTTGGCATGGAAAGAGTATCTACGAATAAAACACTGACCCTCAATAAATTAAAAGAAAATTTAATGGAATTTTATTCAAAAGGGATAAAATGTATAGTAATGCTTGATGAGGGACAGATGCTTTGCCACAGGCCTGACCTTCTTCAAGAGTTAAGGATTTTATTAAATTTTTGTGTCTCCGACTCCTTTTTACTTACCTTTATCTTCTCTGGGCAAAAGCCACTAGAAGTAGCTATAAAGAATATGCCTGAATTCTGGCAGAGATTGCCTGTTAGGTTCTTATTGCAGAATCTGGACTTCGAAGATACCAAGAGACTCATCCGACATCGATTAAGTACTGCTGGAATAAGGGATAAGGAGATCTTTACAGAAACAGCTTATGAGGGGATTCATAAATTCTCGCAAGGTTGTCCGAGGGTCATCTGTACAGTTGCTGACCTCTCTTTGCTCATTGGCTATAGCCACTCATCAAATAAGATCGATTTTAAAGAGGTGTCTCAGGCATGCGCTGACATGAACAAATCTGACGGTGTGGTTCACTATTTCCATTTTTTAGAAAAACCAATTACGAAAAATGAGCTGAGAATCGAGAAAGAAGAGGAACCAGAAAAAAAGAGAGCAGCAGAAGAACAAAGAGAGAAAGAGGTAGTAAAAAAAGAGGAGGAGAGCTCTCCTGAGTGGCGAAAATTAAAATGCTCTTTATGTGGGGGGCTCAACCCGATCGATAGTAAAAGTTGCGTTCATTGTGGAGAAAACTTTGTAATTATCTGTTTAAAATGTAATAGAGAAAATGATTTTAAGAGAAAGACCTGTAGATATTGTGGATTAGAATTTGAAAAAGCCTTCTATACAAAAGAAAAAGAATTTTTAGAAGCCCTTGAGAAACTGCCTCTTAAAAGCAGTATAGAGGATCAATATAATATAACCAGGCGTTATTATCTCCCTCCTGATATCCAGATGTTATATGTCTTACCTTATAGAGGATTATTCGGTTCAAATTCGAAATTAAAAATAAAGAATAATGGAAGAAAGAAACCAGAAACCAAAAGGTGCGGTTTAATCATAAGTGACAAGGCTCTCTATCTCTTAAGAAAAAAAGAGATAATAGATATCCCTTATCAAGAGATAAAAACATGTAGATTAAATATTGATAAAAAAGGGGAGCGGGTAAAGAATTATGGGATTGATCTAAAAAGCGCTGATGAACAATATAGCCTCTCCCTTCCTTTTGAACGAAAAACAGCAATCTCTTTTTTGACTTTATTGAATAAATATATTAATACTAAAATAAGTTAACCAAATACGTCAATCTTGTTTCCTCCTTTTCATTAAACAAGATAAAAAATTCCATATAGATTTATTCAGAGATACATGCCTGAAAGAAACTTTATTAAAGATATTTCTATCCTCAGAAAAAAGCTCCTTAAATGGTACAGGAGTTCTCAGAGAAGTCTTCCATGGAGGGGTATAGCTGATCCTTACAAAATATGGATATCTGAAATCATGCTCCAGCAAACAACCGTTAAGACGGTTATCCCTTATTATCAAAGATGGATAAAAGCTTTCCCTGATATCAAAAATCTCTCCAAAGCCCCAATGGAAAAGGTTCTAAAGGCCTGGGAAGGCATGGGGTATTATGAAAGAGCAAGAAACATTCATAGATGTGCTAAGACCGTGGAAGAGAAGTTTAATGGAAAGCTTCCCTGCTCATATGAAGAGCTTCTTCGACTCCCCGGCATTGGCCCCTATACAGCAGGGGCTATTATGAGTATTGCCTTTGGAAAACGATTTTCTATTCTTGATGCAAATGTCAAGAGGCTTACTGTTCGTATCCTTTGCATAAGAGGCAAAATAAAGAATAGACAAGAAAAGAAGATTCAAAAATTTTTAGAAGAACTGCTTCCTCGCAAAAACGTTGGAACTTTTAACCAAGCTCTGATGGAGTTAGGGGCCTTGATCTGCCGCTCAAAAAAACCTCTATGCCCTATCTGCCCTCTTTCAGATTTCTGTCTTTCTTATAAAAAAGGACTCCAAGAAGCCATTCCCCTCTCTAAAGAACAGGACTATGAACAGCTTGAGGCAGTCCTTGCAGTTATCAAAAAAAACGGAAGGATACTCATAAAAAAAAGGGCCTCTTGTGGTCTTATGGCAGATCTCTGGGAATTTCCAATGGAGAAGAAAAAAGAGGGAGAAAAACATGGAGAGGCCCTCATGCGGGTGTTGAGAAGAGAATTAGGAATCAAAACTCAAAAGGTGAAATTTTTGGGTAAAGTGACTCACTCATACACTCGCTTTCGTGTATCTCTTTATGTCTATTTTTGCATGTTAAATAATAACAGGGTTTATAGGGAAGGTTCTTCACGAAAGGTCTGGGTCAGAAAAAGCGAACTGGCACGGTATCCCTTTACTTCAGGAAGTAATAAGGTTATAAAGCTAATTAAGGGTTAAAAGAAAAACTGCATATTCTAGCTTGTAAGGAAACATTTAAAAATCTATTTCTTCTAGCAACCTAAAAATCCTATTTAAAAAATCTTTACACTATTTCCTTGACTCATCTTGAAATTTCTCTAATAATTTTAAAAAATAGATGCAAAGGAGAAAATCTATGCGGAATAACATACAGAACATAGGGTTTGTCTCCACGCGCATTGCAGGCACAGACGGTGTTTCCCTGGAAATTAAAAAGTGGTGTGATATTCTGGAAAGGAACGGCTTTAAGTGCCATTTTTTTGCTGGAGAATTAGAAACACCTCCACAGAGAAGCTTCTTGGTTAGAAAGGCACATTTTGACCATCCAGAAATCGACGAGATCCAGCAAATCTGTTTTGAGAAACCGACTCGACCCAAGATCATTTCTAAAAAAATTCAGGATTTTAAAGAACATTTAAAATCAAAATTATACCAGTTTCAAAAAAGGTTTCATATTGATTTGATCATCCCTGAAAATTCCTTAGCTATCCCCATGCATATACCTCTCGGTATGGCGATTACCGAATTTATTGCTGAAACAGGAATGCCTGCTATTGCCCACCATCACGATCTCAGGTGGGAGAGAACCAGATTCTTAAACAGCTGTGTTGATGATTACCTCAGGATGTCTTTTCCTCCTGACCTTCCGTCTTTAAGTCACGTGGTCATCAACTCTCATGCCGCTCAACTCTTAAGCTATTCGGTTGGTATTTCTAATGTTATTATTCCAAATGTTTATAATTTTGCAGTACCACCATCCAAGATCGATGACTACGGAAGAAGGCTTCGCCAGAAAATAGGTTTAAAAGAAAATGATCCATTTATCCTCCAGCCAACACGAATTGTTTCGAGAAAATGGATTGAAAAATCAGTTGAATTGGTGTGGATGATAAAATTACCCCATCCTTCCTTGGTCATCTCTCATGCCTCAGGGGACGAAGGGGATGACTATGCCATCCATATCTATAAACATGCTAAACGGATGGGTGTAAAGATTATAGCCATAGGCCATATGATTAATCATAAGAGAAAAAAAGATAAAAAGGGAAATCATCTTTTTTCCATAGGTGATGTTTATAAAAATGCAGATATTGTCTTTTACCCTTCAGGCTACGAAGGTTTTGGTAATGCATTCCTCGAGGCAATCTATTTTAAAAAACCGATTGTGCTCAACCGTTATTCCACTTATATTTCCGATATTGAGCCAAAAGGCTTTGATGTCATCGTATTTGATACCCTTGCAACAGAAGAAACCGTTAGAAAAATAAAAAAATTGCTCAAGAATCCCAAGAAGGTTAAAGAGATGACTGAGAGGAATTACCTCTTGGCTAAAAAACATTTCTCTTATGAAGTCCTAGAAAAAAAACTATTACCAATAATTAATTCATTCTAAAAATATTAATATAAAAAATCTGGTTATGGAAAGATTCAATATTGCTCTACTTCACTACTCCTATCCCCCTGTTGTTGGAGGTGTAGAAGAAGTCATACGGCAACAGGCTGATCTTCTTTATCGCAATTACCACCATGTGAAGGTCTTGGCTGGTGCAGGTGAGCAGTCCACAGATAAATTTCCCATAGAAATCAATCCTATCCTGAGCTCGAGAGACACAAGAGTCCAAAATGCTCATAAAAATTGTTTAAACGGGAATATGGAACCCCTCATCAAATTAAAGGATAAGATTTATAATTATTTGTGCTCCTCCCTGAAAAATTTTGATGGAATTATTGCCCATAATGTCATATCAATGAATTTTAACCTTGCTCTTACCATGGCAATGCACCATCTTGCTGAAACCCATTCTATTAAGGTTATCAGCTGGAACCACGACTCACCATATTTTTATAAAAACTATCCTTCTTATCTTGATAATGAGCCCTGGAAAATTTTAAAGACCTTTAATCCAAAATTTCATTACATAGCGATATCTCATGCTCGAAAAAATCGATTTCAAAGACTACTCAATATAAAGGCTGAAATATCAGTGATTCCTAATGGCATCGATCCCTTTGACTTTTTCAAATTACATCAAGCCACAGTGGAGATTATTAAAGAAAATTCTCTCTTTAGTGCTGATCTCATTTTTGTTCAGCCATCGCGTCTCATTCCAAGGAAAAATATTGAATTAAGTATCAGGGTCTTAAGGGCTATTCATGATAAGGGAATCAATGCCAAACTCATTTTAACAGGTGCTCATGACCCTCATGGACCAATAGAAAAAAGTTATTATTCTGACCTGAAGAATCTTGCACGGAGTTTAAAGGTTGAAAAAGACCTGATAGTACTTGAGAACTATTCCCTTAAAACTTCCAAAAAAATAAAACCGGATCCGATATTTATCCGTGATTTTTATCTGCTTGGAGACGTGTTATTGATGCCCAGCCTTGATGAGGGATTCGGGTTACCTTTATTGGAGGCAGGAATGATAAAATTACCTGTTATCTGCAGTAATATAAAGCCCTTTATCGAAATTGGCAGTGATAATGTCTGTTCTTTTAATCTAGACGATCCCCCTGAAAAGATTGCTAACCAAGCCCTAAATTTTTTAGAAAAGATACCCACGCATAAGATGTATCGCAAAGTAATAAAAAATTATGTCTGGGACATAATATATGAATCTCACATTTATCCTCTATTAACTAAGACTTGCAGGGAAAAGAAAGATAATATAAACAGAGAAAACCTTTAAGGCTGTTTTTGCTTTCGAATAGATTTAATGAATGTAGAGGATGGTTATGGCAAAAATAAACCATATCACAATTTTGGTGAAGGATATCGAGAGGAGCAAGAAATTCTACAGGGAGGTCCTTGGTCTTAAGCCTACGTTTGAAATAGATATTTCAGGTAATCAGTTTTCAAGGGTTACAGGAATCGAAGGTGTAAAGATTAAGTTTGCAGCTTTGAAGTCATCTTCTTCTCCTGTGATTTTAGAGCTGGCACAGTTTACCGACCCGAAAAAGGAGATTAAAAATAATGATTTCAGGCACTTTGCCTTCGAGGTTGATGATGTTGACAGGATATATAAAAGGCTTGTAAAGAAGAAAGTGGAGGTGATCTCAGAGCCGGTGACAATTTCTGATTTTCATCCCAAGGTAGATGGAAAAAGATTTTTTTATTTTAGGGACCCTGATAAAAATCTTATAGAGCTCTTTAATAAAAGCGATACTCTTTATTCTTCCTGAAGACCTATTTAGGATTTTCAATCCGAGCCTTAAGAATCACTACTGATTGTCCTTTTCTACAGCATCTATGAGAAGATCGAAGAAGTTGGGAACAGCAGAAATAGCCCTGTTCCAATCTGGTATGGGAGGTACTCCTAAGGGATCGTCGAGAAAATCCTGAATACCAATTCCTAAGGCCTTCATAAAAGTCTCCACAGCCAGTTTTTCCTCATGCCTGTCATAAAATAGTCCATTGATATTAGCATCATCTTCATATTTTTTGATGGTATCCTCTGCAATTTTTATATAGGTACAGTTGAGACTGTTAAAAAAACTCTTGGGGAAAATTATCCCTTCGTTCGAAAGGATTCGAAGAAGAGTTCGCGTAATGTCAATGCTCATTTTAAACATTCCTGTTGTCGGGCTGTCTGCAGAGAGAGGCCTGTGTCTGTGCTCATAGTTTTCCAGAAGGTCTACCTGACATATCCTGTTTAAAGAACTTCTTCTATATACTCCTGCTAAAAGACCTATCTCTAATCCCCAGTCCCCTGAAACCCTATTGATTCTAGTCAGGTCAGCAACGATTGAAAATTCACCAGATAAGGGATATCGGAAGCTCTCGAGATAACGTAAAAAAGGGGGTTGGCCTATAAGCCTTTTCAGAGACTTTATCAGAGGAAATACAAACAGCCTTGTAACCCTGCCGTGGAGCCTATCCGTTACCCTGCTATAATAACCCTTGCAAAACTTATAATCCATAACTGGATTGGTGAGGGGGTAACAAAGCCTGTGTAAAAGCTCTCTCGAATAAGTAAGGATATCGCAATCATGGAGGGCAATAATCTCACACTCGCCCAATGCCAATATATATCCATAAGCCATCCATGTAGATCTTCCCTTGCCATCAGCCCCTGCGCTGATACCATTATTTTCTAATAGTCGGTAGAGTTTTTGAATTCTTGCACCAGTATTCCATATCAATTTCGAATCAATGGGAAAATCTCTAAATATATCCTTTGCTTTTCTAAAGGCTTTTCTGTCTGTTTGCCCCAACGTTACAACAATCTGCCTTAGATATCTTACCCTTCTTAATTCCTTTAATATTATTCTCAGAGCCTCCTCTTTTATATCCTGGGGAACAACAGGCAAAACCAGAGCAATTGGTCTTCCTTTGGAGAACTGATATATTTCCTCTTCCAAATTATTTAAATTAGAGCTTCCAAACCTATGAAGAGTTGTTATAGAACCATCTTGATAAATATCAGGCATATCTTATCCTCATTGTTATTGAAAAGAATATACCCTTAAAGTCCATGATACAAGGATTTTTTAGAGAAGAAAATGGATAGGTTGTTTAAAGAAAATTTTTATTCGATTTTCTATATACCCAAGTAAGCCTCACGGATCTCAGTTGATTTCTTAATATCTTCTGGATTCCCTTCGGCTTTAATCATGCCCTCATGCATGATATAAACATAGTCTGCTGCTTTTAGGGAAGCATCAGTATTTTGCTCTACGAGGAGGACAGTTAAACCGATTTCGTCTCTCATTTTTTGTATCGTCTCAAATACCTCAAGAACCAGCAAGGGGGCAAGGCCTTGACTCGGTTCATCAAGCATTATTAATTCGGGTTTCGTCATTAAAGCCCGACCTATGGTCAACATCTGTTGTTCACCACCGCTCAGGGATCCGGCTAACTGTTTACTTCTTTCCTTAAGAATCGGAAACAGAGAATATACAAGCTCCAAAGACTTCTTTTTGTATTCAAGCGCTTTTTTTAAGTACGCGCCCATAGCAAGATTTTCGTATACACTCATGTTAGGGAAGAGATGCTTTCCTTCAGGAACCAATGCCATACCCATTTCAGCCTTTTTATGAGTGGGTAAATGAGTAATGTCTTCTCCTTCATAAATAATTGTACCCCCCCATGGCTCGACAGAGCCAAAAACAGTGGAGAGAAGAGTACTCTTGCCGACTCCATTGGGTCCAAGGAGTGAAGTAATCGTTCCTTTTTTTACCTGAAGGCTTGGCTTCCATAAAACCTGCATGGGACCATAACCTGATTCGATCTCTTTGATGGTTAGCATTATTCCTCCCGCTGCCAGTACTTTATCCACCTTCTGGCATCCTGTGGCTGACCTAAGTATACCTCCACAACCTTTGGGTCTTCCAAAGCTTCTTTTGTTGGGGCATCAACCAATTTGGCGCCTTGATGCAATACAACTACCTTTTTCGCAATCCCTATTACTGCCCGCATAATATGCTCAACCATGGCAACGATGGCTATCTTCTCTTCTTCTGCTATTTTTTTAATAAACCCAACCATTTCATCAATGTCATTTGGATGCATTCCGGCCATGGCTTCATCCATAAGGAGGATTCTGGGCTTCATTGCCAATGCCCGACCAATCTCCATCAGCTTTTTTTCTACGGGGGTTAAAGTACCTGCTGGCTTATCCCTGTGCTCCTTAATACCAACGCGTTCTATTATATAGTCAGCTATATCCAAAGACTCATCAACGCTTACTTTTCCACTGAGGGTGCCGAACATTGCCCCAACTGCTATATTTTCTCTTACCGTAGCTGAGTGAAAAGGTCGAGAAATTTGAAATGTTCGTCCAATTCCCAGTTGTGCCCTTTTATATGGCGGAAGGGTTGTGATATCCTGTCCATCGAAAATGACTTTTCCTTCTTCTGGATAGAAAACCCCACTGATAATATTAAAGAGAGTGGTCTTCCCGCTACCGTTTGGACCCACTATTCCGATTGACTCGCCAGATTTGATTTCCAGACTCACCCTATCCACTGCGACCAAACCACCAAAGCGTTTTGTTACATTCTCAAGCTTTAATAAAGACATATTTTCACCTAGATAATAAACCGTGCCAGAGCTGAATCTTTAACCTTTAACTTCAACATCCCAACCACTCCCTCTGGGAATAAGATAATAATGATAATAATAATAGGGGCAAAAATCAACAGCTGAAATCCTGGCAAGATAATAGAAAGATAATATTTAGAGAGGCCATAGATTAATCCTCCAGCTACAGGTCCAAGAAGAGTTCCGGCTCCACCAAGGAGAACAATAATAATGGCCTCTACCGTATAATGAATCTCAAAAACTTCAGGCGGGAACACATAAGGGGTTTTTAAGGCCCATGAGACGGCTCCAAGCAAACCTGCGAAACAAGCGCTTGTGATAAAAGCAATGATTTTATATTTGGTTACATTGATCCCCATCACCTTTGCAGCATCTTCATCTTCTCTTAAGGCTGTTAAAGCATAGCCAATCTTGCTTCTCATATAATAGAGCGTTACAAATGCAGCCAATGCAGCGATAATAAGAACCATGATATCAGCCCAGAAAGTAGAAAGGGCACTGGCAGCTTCTCTTCCAAGAATCTGGTTTAGTTGAGCATTAAATATCATGCCCTCAGAACCATTCCATATCCTTGTTCCTTCTATGAAAAACCTGAACCCCTCATTCACCCCGATGGTGGCAATGGCAAAGTAGGCACCTCTAAGCCTGAGAGCCACTGCTCCCACAGCTATAGATAACATGGTGGACATTAACAATGATAGGATGAAACCTATTATGATAATGACTACTCCAAGTCCTTCGATATGGGCCAGCCTCGTTATTCCCAATGCCATTCCATAGGTGCCAACACCCATAAAAGCGACATAACCAAAATCCACATAACCGGTCATGCCAAGGAAGATATTAAAGGCCTGTCCGAGAGCACAATAAAAAGCGAGCATGCCCATTAGCTGCCACATCCCCGTCACGTTTTTACCAATCAAAAACATGGCAAGGTATGCTGCAAATACGGGTATTATAGGATTATATTTTTTAAGCTCATTTCTCATTTTGCTTTCAAAAGTCCAGTTGGTCTAATTAAAAGTATGACTAGTAGAATAACGAATGATAAAAACCTGGTCAGGGCGAACGGTTCCACCCCTGGAATTAAGGCAAATAGCGTGTAGGAACCATTCTCAATGAGTCCAAATATCAATCCTCCAAAGAATGCGCCATAGGGAGATGATAGTCCTCCTAACACAGCAATCACAAAAGCCTTCAGGGTATATCCTCCTCCCATATAGGGATTAATACCAACAGGGATAAACATGGTGAGAAGAACACCACTTACAACAGTGAGTCCAATCCCCAGAGCAAAGCTCAAGGCATAGACCCATCCAACATTTACACCACAAACTCTCGCGCCTTCACTGTCCTCAACAACGCTTCTCATGGCAGTACCTGCCCTGGTTTTTTTGAACCAAAAGTAAAGGAGAAGGGCAATGATCACACTGCCAATACAGGCATAGAGTTTTGTCATCGGAAGAACAGTAACACCTAAGTTTATCTTGCCCACAGGCCAATTATAACCTCGAAATTCAGAACCAAAGATGAGCTTCACAACCTCCTCAAGCAAGATTCCCATAGAAAAGGTGGCCAATAAAGTAGCAAGCTCTGGTGCCTTGATTAACTTCTGGATGATTGAATAATAGAAAATAAGTCCCAAGGCCATGCCGGTAATAAAGGCGAAGGGAAGAGCAAGGATTGGATTTATTCCAAGGGTATTGAAC
This sequence is a window from Nitrospinota bacterium. Protein-coding genes within it:
- a CDS encoding HDOD domain-containing protein, whose amino-acid sequence is VFPPHRRGPFDYEKFWQHSLLIAGISKILAKASGFHELGKVYTVSLIHNIGKIVIGLFMPDSLLKINALKKQRGLRNSEAEKIVLGMAHAEIGGDLAKKWRLPEDFIKIIKYHNQPEFLDGDPDLIKLCQLINCSARIVRDYNFPNTKEMIKTLDQLCERLVSVIKEMVKIKEVVKKEGKIIVKDWKTKIHSELEELFQTVEGIISVFISRKLN
- a CDS encoding protein-glutamate O-methyltransferase CheR, which translates into the protein MTRIQNNSMSFEEFLKETLPHLGLKRGYFKKKSIKRRMVKRLEYLGIDSFKEYKELLEKSSKEKREIYKIFTITISRLFRDADLFEYLKEEVFPLLLKRDKGEYKIWSVGCSCGEEVYSIKIVWEEFLKKIGKAKNNKLIIYATDVNEICLNKAKKAEYRKSSLEEIPPEMVNHYFINREGLYMINQFARDNIEFFVHNIILDDPIKEMDMIFCRNSVFTYFTLKYQEEALKKIYDSLADNGFLVIGHKEKLPGISEDMLKPFWSKGCLYKKINLICEK
- a CDS encoding AAA family ATPase encodes the protein MRLKYAVISNKGGALLVSENAGDGKTSILSKLISELKSDYKGNCKIAFIDHPTFTPNQMICEIARQFGMERVSTNKTLTLNKLKENLMEFYSKGIKCIVMLDEGQMLCHRPDLLQELRILLNFCVSDSFLLTFIFSGQKPLEVAIKNMPEFWQRLPVRFLLQNLDFEDTKRLIRHRLSTAGIRDKEIFTETAYEGIHKFSQGCPRVICTVADLSLLIGYSHSSNKIDFKEVSQACADMNKSDGVVHYFHFLEKPITKNELRIEKEEEPEKKRAAEEQREKEVVKKEEESSPEWRKLKCSLCGGLNPIDSKSCVHCGENFVIICLKCNRENDFKRKTCRYCGLEFEKAFYTKEKEFLEALEKLPLKSSIEDQYNITRRYYLPPDIQMLYVLPYRGLFGSNSKLKIKNNGRKKPETKRCGLIISDKALYLLRKKEIIDIPYQEIKTCRLNIDKKGERVKNYGIDLKSADEQYSLSLPFERKTAISFLTLLNKYINTKIS
- the mutY gene encoding A/G-specific adenine glycosylase; protein product: MPERNFIKDISILRKKLLKWYRSSQRSLPWRGIADPYKIWISEIMLQQTTVKTVIPYYQRWIKAFPDIKNLSKAPMEKVLKAWEGMGYYERARNIHRCAKTVEEKFNGKLPCSYEELLRLPGIGPYTAGAIMSIAFGKRFSILDANVKRLTVRILCIRGKIKNRQEKKIQKFLEELLPRKNVGTFNQALMELGALICRSKKPLCPICPLSDFCLSYKKGLQEAIPLSKEQDYEQLEAVLAVIKKNGRILIKKRASCGLMADLWEFPMEKKKEGEKHGEALMRVLRRELGIKTQKVKFLGKVTHSYTRFRVSLYVYFCMLNNNRVYREGSSRKVWVRKSELARYPFTSGSNKVIKLIKG
- a CDS encoding glycosyltransferase family 4 protein, which codes for MRNNIQNIGFVSTRIAGTDGVSLEIKKWCDILERNGFKCHFFAGELETPPQRSFLVRKAHFDHPEIDEIQQICFEKPTRPKIISKKIQDFKEHLKSKLYQFQKRFHIDLIIPENSLAIPMHIPLGMAITEFIAETGMPAIAHHHDLRWERTRFLNSCVDDYLRMSFPPDLPSLSHVVINSHAAQLLSYSVGISNVIIPNVYNFAVPPSKIDDYGRRLRQKIGLKENDPFILQPTRIVSRKWIEKSVELVWMIKLPHPSLVISHASGDEGDDYAIHIYKHAKRMGVKIIAIGHMINHKRKKDKKGNHLFSIGDVYKNADIVFYPSGYEGFGNAFLEAIYFKKPIVLNRYSTYISDIEPKGFDVIVFDTLATEETVRKIKKLLKNPKKVKEMTERNYLLAKKHFSYEVLEKKLLPIINSF
- a CDS encoding glycosyltransferase family 4 protein, with translation MERFNIALLHYSYPPVVGGVEEVIRQQADLLYRNYHHVKVLAGAGEQSTDKFPIEINPILSSRDTRVQNAHKNCLNGNMEPLIKLKDKIYNYLCSSLKNFDGIIAHNVISMNFNLALTMAMHHLAETHSIKVISWNHDSPYFYKNYPSYLDNEPWKILKTFNPKFHYIAISHARKNRFQRLLNIKAEISVIPNGIDPFDFFKLHQATVEIIKENSLFSADLIFVQPSRLIPRKNIELSIRVLRAIHDKGINAKLILTGAHDPHGPIEKSYYSDLKNLARSLKVEKDLIVLENYSLKTSKKIKPDPIFIRDFYLLGDVLLMPSLDEGFGLPLLEAGMIKLPVICSNIKPFIEIGSDNVCSFNLDDPPEKIANQALNFLEKIPTHKMYRKVIKNYVWDIIYESHIYPLLTKTCREKKDNINRENL
- a CDS encoding VOC family protein, which translates into the protein MAKINHITILVKDIERSKKFYREVLGLKPTFEIDISGNQFSRVTGIEGVKIKFAALKSSSSPVILELAQFTDPKKEIKNNDFRHFAFEVDDVDRIYKRLVKKKVEVISEPVTISDFHPKVDGKRFFYFRDPDKNLIELFNKSDTLYSS
- a CDS encoding glycosyl transferase, which codes for MPDIYQDGSITTLHRFGSSNLNNLEEEIYQFSKGRPIALVLPVVPQDIKEEALRIILKELRRVRYLRQIVVTLGQTDRKAFRKAKDIFRDFPIDSKLIWNTGARIQKLYRLLENNGISAGADGKGRSTWMAYGYILALGECEIIALHDCDILTYSRELLHRLCYPLTNPVMDYKFCKGYYSRVTDRLHGRVTRLFVFPLIKSLKRLIGQPPFLRYLESFRYPLSGEFSIVADLTRINRVSGDWGLEIGLLAGVYRRSSLNRICQVDLLENYEHRHRPLSADSPTTGMFKMSIDITRTLLRILSNEGIIFPKSFFNSLNCTYIKIAEDTIKKYEDDANINGLFYDRHEEKLAVETFMKALGIGIQDFLDDPLGVPPIPDWNRAISAVPNFFDLLIDAVEKDNQ
- a CDS encoding ABC transporter ATP-binding protein, whose translation is MDKVLAAGGIMLTIKEIESGYGPMQVLWKPSLQVKKGTITSLLGPNGVGKSTLLSTVFGSVEPWGGTIIYEGEDITHLPTHKKAEMGMALVPEGKHLFPNMSVYENLAMGAYLKKALEYKKKSLELVYSLFPILKERSKQLAGSLSGGEQQMLTIGRALMTKPELIMLDEPSQGLAPLLVLEVFETIQKMRDEIGLTVLLVEQNTDASLKAADYVYIMHEGMIKAEGNPEDIKKSTEIREAYLGI